A window from Zingiber officinale cultivar Zhangliang chromosome 7A, Zo_v1.1, whole genome shotgun sequence encodes these proteins:
- the LOC122002164 gene encoding short-chain dehydrogenase TIC 32 B, chloroplastic-like: MGLLRLATGIRGPSGFGSGSTSEQVTEGVDASRLTALVTGGSSGIGAETARVLALRGAHVIIAARNMQAANEVKQRIVDEIPSAKIDIIQLELGSLKSVRACAEKFLSMNLPLNLLINNAGIMFCPYTLTEDGIEMQFATNHLGHFLLTDLLLEKMKSTAKSTGIEGRIVNVSSLAHVNTYPEGIRFDKINDKDTYNDKLAYGQSKLANVLHANELARRLQAEDANITVNSLHPGLITTNLMRHSLLLMRVFRFFTYMLWKNVPQGAATTCYVALHPNLRGMTGKYFDDCNEEDTSNHAKDEELARKLWDISEKMVKTNE; encoded by the exons ATGGGTTTACTCAGACTCGCCACCGGAATCCGCGGCCCCAGCGGATTCGGATCCGGATCCACCTCCGAGCAGGTTACCGAAGGCGTCGACGCCTCCCGTCTCACTGCTCTCGTCACCG GGGGAAGTAGTGGGATTGGAGCCGAGACGGCTAGGGTTTTGGCCCTCCGAGGAGCCCATGTCATCATCGCTGCGAGGAATATGCAAGCTGCCAATGAGGTGAAGCAGCGCATCGTAGATGAAATTCCATCTGCCAAAATCGACATCATACAGCTCGAACTCGGTTCTCTCAAGTCTGTGCGAGCTTGTGCGGAGAAATTCCTTTCCATGAATCTGCCCCTCAACCTACTGAT AAACAACGCTGGCATCATGTTCTGTCCTTACACGCTTACGGAGGATGGAATCGAGATGCAGTTTGCTACAAACCATCTGG GTCACTTTTTGTTGACCGATCTTCTACTTGAAAAGATGAAAAGCACCGCGAAGAGTACAGGAATTGAAGGGCGTATTGTGAATGTCTCATCGCTAGCTCATGTGAATACGTATCCAGAAGGAATACGGTTCGACAAAATTAACGATAAGGACAC ATACAACGATAAATTGGCATATGGACAATCCAAATTGGCCAACGTACTGCATGCCAATGAGCTCGCTAGGCGCTTACAG GCAGAGGACGCAAACATTACAGTCAATTCTCTTCATCCTGGTCTGATTACGACAAACTTGATGAGACACTCCCTTCTTTTAATGA GAGTGTTTAGATTTTTCACTTACATGTTGTGGAAGAATGTACCTCAG GGAGCAGCAACTACATGCTATGTGGCACTGCATCCGAACCTCAGGGGTATGACTGGGAAGTATTTCGATGATTGCAATGAGGAGGATACGAGTAATCACGCCAAGGACGAAGAACTAGCAAGAAAGCTTTGGGATATAAGCGAGAAGATGGTTAAAACCAATGAGTAA